DNA from Crocosphaera sp. UHCC 0190:
ACAAAGCCACTGTTTCCCCTTTTGCTTGCATTTGAAGTGCAATTTCAAATGCCACAATACCTCCCATGCAACGCCCAGCTAAAAAATAGGGGCCGTGAGGCTGAATAGCTTGAATTTTCTCAACATAGTAAGCAGCCATTTCCTCCACATTATCGTGAGGCTTATCCTTGCCATCCATTCCTAACTGTTCTAACCCGTAAACAGGTCGTTCAGGAGCAAAATAATGAGCTAAGTCAGTGTAGTGTAAAGCGGTACAAGCTGCTGGTGGCAGAAGAAATAGGGGCGGTTTATCCCCTTTAGCTTGCAGGGGAACAACGGGTATCCAAGGAATGGTAATTTCTTCTTGGCGAAGGATATTGGCTAGTTTCTCGATAGTCGGAAATTCAACGAGGGTATTTAATGGCAGCTTTTTGCCGAATTTTTCTTCAATTTGATTTAACAGGCGAATAGCGAGTAAAGATTTGCCTCCTAGGGCAAAAAAGTTGTCAGTCACGCTCAGAGAATGAGTGTTAAAAATCCCCTCCCAAATTTGCGTCAGTTGCAATTCTAATTGATCCTGAGGTTTGACAAAGTTGGCTGAAGCTTGACTTTGAGACTCGGTAGAATCCTGCTGGCGATCGCGTTTTTCTTGAAATTGCTGTTTTTGGGCATCCGTTAGGGGTAAAAGTTGGGAAATCGGCTGTTCTGGTTCAGCCACTATATTCTCTAGCACGGTTTGGTAATGCTGGAGCATTTGGGTGATCGTCGTTTCTTCAAAGAGATCGACGTTGTATTTCAAGACGGCACTCAATTCTCCCTTATCTTCTTCCATAGAAAGAAAGAGATCGAAATCAGTCCCCCTCTGTTCTTCTAAAGAAGTGATGGTCAAGTCCCTCAGTTTGGGATTCTGAAGGACGACATTTTGAAGGGCAAACATGATCTGAGACAGGGGAACATTGATTAGGTTGAGTCGGCTGACTAACAATTGAATCGGCAGATCTTGGTGAGCGTAGGCTTGCGCGCTCTGGTGGCGGACTTGACCAAGAAATTCTCGAAAACTGGGATTGCCAGACAGATTGCTACGGTAGATAATCAGGTTGACAAAATAACCAATTAGCTTCTGAATTTCACTGCGGTTGCGATTGGCAATGGGAGTACAAAGAAAAACCTCATCCTGACCTAGATAGGTATGCAGCAAGACTTTAAAGGCAGCCAAGAGGGTAATAAAGGGGGTGACTCCTTCTTCGCTGGTGAAAGTGTTCAGTTTTTCACTAAGCTCTTTAGGCAAGACTAAGACTTGCCGTTCCCGTTGCCCAGAAGAAATTGGGGGTTTTGTTCGATCAGCTGGCAGTTGCTGGGATGGCAGATCTGACAGTTGCCCCTGCCAGAAATTGAGCAAGGTATCGAGAAACTCTCCCTGAAGCCATTGTCTTTGCCAAACCGCAAAATCAGCATATTGTATGGGCAAATCGGGCAAGGAGGGGAGAGATTGACCACTAGAAAAGGTTTGGTAGAGTTCAGCTAACTCTCGAAACAGAACGCCATCAGACCAGGCATCATAGACGATGTGATGGAGAGTAATCAGGACAAAATAACTGTCTGATGTTAATTTAATTAGAGTGGTGCGGAACAGGGGACCCGTGCTGAGATTAAAGGGGCGTTCTGCTTCTTCGTCGGCGAGTTGGAGAGCTTTAGAAAAGCGATCGCCTTCAGGATAGGTAGTCAAGTCCATTGTGAGAAGGGGTTGGGGGTCGACAGGCGCGATCACCTGGACAGGATGACCGTCTGAACTATGAAAGGTCGTTCTCAAGATTTCATGGCGGAGCCGAAGGGCGTTGAAACTTTTTTCCAAAGCTTCAACGTTCAGTTCTCCTCGTACTCGAAAGCCATAGGGAACGTTATAGTCAGCACTCCCAGGGTTCAGTTGGTCAAGCAACCACAACCGCTCCTGAGGAAAGGAAAGGGGAAGATTATCCTTTCGTTCCACTGGCTGTAAAGGGGGAGCTTCGTTCCGAAATCTCATCAAAGTCCTAACAGACTCCCAAATCTCTGGATGTTTCATTGATTTTCTCTACCTGATTAACTAAAAAAAATTAACTCTGTTCCCATCGCTAGACACTTGGGACGGTAAGTTGACCTCCAATCTGGCGAGCGGCCGCAAAGCTTGCCCAGGATGTAGCCGCTAGCAATTCTCGATCAAATGGATGAACCTTGCGAAATTGACGGACAACAGGCTCGCTTACCTGATAGGAAGCGATTGCAGTCAGCATGGCCAGTCTTGCTTCTGGTTTCAAAGAATCATCCAGTGTCTCGATCGCTTCTTCAACCCAGTAAGTGCCTAAGGGGGGAGGATTACCATCCCAAGATTTTAGATAATCCTTCACCAACTCTTGGACAGATTCGGACAGCACAGCTTGACCCTCCTGTTCAACAGTGGCGGCAAATTGAGCTAAAGCGTTTGCTACAGTAGGGTTGCCTCTTGCCCATTTAAGGTCTTCAGGAAGTGCCGTCCGAGGCAGGAGGTTCAAGGAAGCTCCTGGCTTGTAAATTGTCCTGCTTCTTAGTTGATTTTTCAGCCAGCCGAACACCTGTCCTTTGAGTTGTTTGCATTTATTCAATTTCGAGAAGTTTTCTTCTTCTGATTCTTGGGGCAAGAAAATATTAAGCATTCGATTGAGATAATGGAAAAGTATCGCTGTAGTTATGATTTCAGGAGCTTCTTTCCTACTAAAAGGCGGCGATTGTACAATTTTTGCTTCTGGTGATAAAGTAGCCAAGCTCCACTTGACTAACAATCGTTTTTTCTTGTTGGGAATTAAATTCAGAGCTTTCGAGTCAAGGGCTTGTTTAACATCGTTTGCGGTGTGACTGCTAGCACAAAAGGGACATTGATTAACTTTGGAGACAGCACTGATTATGGCCTCTTTATTCTGAGGAGAAACTTGCTGAGTTACTAACTCGGTTTCATAATATAATATCCAAACTGCTTTTAATAATCTGATGATTAGAGCATGAAGGGCGAATGGCTTTCCCCAAGTGTGATGTCGCTTAATAATATTTTTTATCTCCTCAACACCTGGCTCTAATTGTGCAGTTGGATTATTGAAATACTTTACTTGTTCTAGTTTTTTCATTGTTTCTTAGCTATTGTGCATTTAAGCAACTTATCACATATAGCAGTCCTGTTTTAGTTTTGAGAACAATATCTCAGAATAAGGGTTAGGGGTTAGGGAATCTTACAAATCATTGAGGACTGCTATCGTTTATGCACCATAAATAGTTTATTGACTGTTTTTATCTCCTAATTCTTGGACAACAGAATTCATCTTGCCGAAGCCGAAGAAGAAGAATAAACCAATCAAAAACACGGTAAGAGTAAACAATAACAAAGATATGTTACTGTAAGGTTTAACAATCAACCAAGCTCCTAAAAACTGGGCTAACAAGACAAAATAGAGAAACTTAACTATAGATTCTCTAGTGAAACCAGTAATAAAATAGGCTCCCAACGGAGCTCCAAAAATAACGACAGGAATGCAAACTAGCAAGTAATTCCAGGCTTCAGGTTGAAAATCTTTCAAAGCAAAAACGTGGAGCAAAAAGCCAATGACTGTATTACCTGCCATTAAACAAACACTGGTTGGGGTCGCAATTTTTTCAGACAAACGATAGCGAGTTGTCATGATAGAAAAGCTAAAAATATCAATCCCACTTCCCACGAGACTAGAGATAATACCGCCTAAAAATCCGATCCCTACCAAAAACATTTTTCCTTTGGGAGAAAACGAAGGTAATTCCTCTCGAACGACTCGATTTTTGTTGGTATTCAAGAAAAAGAGAACACAGCCAAAACTTAACCATAGGGAGACAAAGAACATTTTGGTGTAAGCTGGCGAAGTCAAGGGAGCAATGACAAAAGCCCCAAAAACCATCCCGAAAACTCCGCCAATGCTACAGAGGACTAGATAATTTTTCTCAACGGGAATTCTCCGCACAAAAATCAGATAAGCGGCTGAGGTCATGCCAAAGCTTTGAATCGCCAAACTGAAGTTGCGGGCAACGGCAGGTTTGATATGAAAAATCAAGGTCATGACAGGAAAGGCGACTGCACCACCCCCTTCCGCAGTCGCCCCAGCGATAAATGAACCAAATGCCATGGTCACTGACATGAACCACTCAGTAAGGAACAAATGCCATTGATGAGTGGCTCCCATGTAGATCAACCAGCCTGTTAAAATTAAAGTGGTTGGAATGAATTGATATCCAGGTATTCGGCGAATGGAGTCCATTGTATAGATTCTCAACTGTTTTGAAAGGTTCTAAGCTAAAACGCATTTAAAATGCGTTTTAGCAAGTCAGAAGTTCTGGGAACACGAATGCACAGAAGTAATGAGGATTTTCCTTTTGAGGAGGTTCAATGTGTAACAACCCAAGAGCTTTAAACAACCTGAAATTAACTTTCAGTGTTTTAATTCCTAGAGTGCAATACTATCGAGAATGCGATAACGGTTGGATTCAATTTTTTGTCCCTTTTTATCCCTAGGAGCAAGGCTGACAAAATTCTCAGAACGAGTCGTCATTTTAGAAACCACATCCATAAGTTCTTGCTCCATTAAGCTTTCAAACTGTACGGCGTTTTTGGCCATTTCATTCACTTCGCCTGTGGAACAATATTGGGGCAGAGCCAGAGAGCGACTGACTTCATATCTTCCCCGCAATTGCTTGGTATATAACGCTTGGTTGCTGGCGACTGACTTCGGGTTTTTAAAGCTACGATCAATCGCCCAAGTGGCTAAGTAAGCGGAATACATCCCTAAAATCATCCCGACTGAAAAAATAGGATCAACAAAACCTGCGGCATCTCCTAGTAGGAAATATCCTGGCCCAGTGACTTGGGTTAGGCGGTAAGAATAATCCTGAATTTTGGCAAAACTTCCTTCACAAAATGTTGCTTCGGCTAAGAGATCTTTGAGAATAGGAATCTCATAGCATTTGCGAATAAAATAGGATTCCCATGATTCATCCGACCTTTTAGCAGTTTTCATAAAATCAAGGGGAAGAATTAATCCGACACTGGTACTTTCCCGCAGGGGAATGTGCCAAGACCATCCCGCATCTCCCGTTTCGGTAATAGAAGAAACAAAAGTAGTAGGGGGAATTTGCCTTAACTTTTCACAGGGATAAATTTGATTATCTGCTCCAACATATTTAGAGTTTTTAAAGTATCCCCAAATACTCATAAAACGGAAGTCTTCATCAACGGTGCGAATTCCAAGCTGTTTTCCTAAAACTGCACCCTGTCCGCTGGCATCCACCACAAAACGACAGAGGATTTCTCCCGTGGTTTTCTCTTTAACGTGACGATATTTGACTGTTTGTCTTTCTGCACTATCATCTAAATCGACTGCTAAAACAGCAATTTCTTCAAAGACTTCTGCTCCCTGTTCTCGCGTGTTTTCTAAGAGTATATGGTCAAAGCGATCGCGTTCTACATGATAGGCAGGACGAGTATAACCAAAGTCTTTAAAAGACATTTTGCGAATTGTTCCATTCCAAACCACTGTCCCTCCAGCTTTCTCGATAAAGCCATCAGAGACAATTTTTTCACTAACTTTCGCTAGATCAGCATATTTCCAAAAATGGGGGATTAAATTTTCTCCGACGTGGAGACGCGGATGTTTTGCTTTCTCTAAAAGCACTACTTCATAGCCCTTTTGCGCTAAAAATGTGGCTGCCATAGTCCCAGATGGCCCGCCACCAATAACAACTACATCACATTTATGGGGAATAAACATCATATCCTCTCACTAAACTATTAAATGTTTGCTCTACAGATTAACCAATTCTTTAAAGTTGGCCAAGGGGCCTTAATTTTGGGGAGACAATTTATCGATCACGAAAGAACTAATAGCACTTACCGTCTCAAAATTTTCTAGCAAGACTTCATCGGGATCAAGAATTACTTGAAACTTATCTTCTAGGAAACTAATCATTTGAAAAATTCCAACCGAGTCAATGATTCCTTGTTCAATTAAAGGTAAATCATTGTCTAAGTTCACTTCGGGTTTGTCATACATAAACTGCTCAGCTATATGCTTTTTGACAACCTGTTGTACTTCTTGTTCTTGTAAAGAAGATGACATACCATTTTTTCTCAGAATTTAATGACAATGTTTTGAATAGATTAAAAAGCCAACAGAAATTGAGTAAAATCTGTATACAATTCAGACTTATACTGCTAGAGTTATAAGAAATTAGAGTAGCTTAAATATTCTATTTGGCTAGTTAATTTTTGCTCCTAAATAATAACATAAATGACCATATTTGACAATTATTTGTGTGCAAATCTTCCAATATTGGTTTAAACATTCTCAGGCAATACTTCCTGACGTAGTAAAGTTTTATTAATTTTTCCGGTGGAAGTTTTCGGTAAGATTTGACGGAAC
Protein-coding regions in this window:
- a CDS encoding NAD(P)/FAD-dependent oxidoreductase, encoding MMFIPHKCDVVVIGGGPSGTMAATFLAQKGYEVVLLEKAKHPRLHVGENLIPHFWKYADLAKVSEKIVSDGFIEKAGGTVVWNGTIRKMSFKDFGYTRPAYHVERDRFDHILLENTREQGAEVFEEIAVLAVDLDDSAERQTVKYRHVKEKTTGEILCRFVVDASGQGAVLGKQLGIRTVDEDFRFMSIWGYFKNSKYVGADNQIYPCEKLRQIPPTTFVSSITETGDAGWSWHIPLRESTSVGLILPLDFMKTAKRSDESWESYFIRKCYEIPILKDLLAEATFCEGSFAKIQDYSYRLTQVTGPGYFLLGDAAGFVDPIFSVGMILGMYSAYLATWAIDRSFKNPKSVASNQALYTKQLRGRYEVSRSLALPQYCSTGEVNEMAKNAVQFESLMEQELMDVVSKMTTRSENFVSLAPRDKKGQKIESNRYRILDSIAL
- a CDS encoding acyl carrier protein, producing the protein MSSSLQEQEVQQVVKKHIAEQFMYDKPEVNLDNDLPLIEQGIIDSVGIFQMISFLEDKFQVILDPDEVLLENFETVSAISSFVIDKLSPQN
- a CDS encoding condensation domain-containing protein — its product is MKHPEIWESVRTLMRFRNEAPPLQPVERKDNLPLSFPQERLWLLDQLNPGSADYNVPYGFRVRGELNVEALEKSFNALRLRHEILRTTFHSSDGHPVQVIAPVDPQPLLTMDLTTYPEGDRFSKALQLADEEAERPFNLSTGPLFRTTLIKLTSDSYFVLITLHHIVYDAWSDGVLFRELAELYQTFSSGQSLPSLPDLPIQYADFAVWQRQWLQGEFLDTLLNFWQGQLSDLPSQQLPADRTKPPISSGQRERQVLVLPKELSEKLNTFTSEEGVTPFITLLAAFKVLLHTYLGQDEVFLCTPIANRNRSEIQKLIGYFVNLIIYRSNLSGNPSFREFLGQVRHQSAQAYAHQDLPIQLLVSRLNLINVPLSQIMFALQNVVLQNPKLRDLTITSLEEQRGTDFDLFLSMEEDKGELSAVLKYNVDLFEETTITQMLQHYQTVLENIVAEPEQPISQLLPLTDAQKQQFQEKRDRQQDSTESQSQASANFVKPQDQLELQLTQIWEGIFNTHSLSVTDNFFALGGKSLLAIRLLNQIEEKFGKKLPLNTLVEFPTIEKLANILRQEEITIPWIPVVPLQAKGDKPPLFLLPPAACTALHYTDLAHYFAPERPVYGLEQLGMDGKDKPHDNVEEMAAYYVEKIQAIQPHGPYFLAGRCMGGIVAFEIALQMQAKGETVALLAIIDTQSPPRLKPRDFWYYVSEFFKRLRHPKFILSFFQKFLTKTKTTFSDDPQGRQIHYVHMTHAKARKKYIPKRLFSGTIELFKNDSESLEAQKGWKKLVRGVVNEHIIEGDHETMLDEPHVQQFVNSLKDCINQNISTTENLPCSSRNYP
- a CDS encoding sulfite exporter TauE/SafE family protein, with product MDSIRRIPGYQFIPTTLILTGWLIYMGATHQWHLFLTEWFMSVTMAFGSFIAGATAEGGGAVAFPVMTLIFHIKPAVARNFSLAIQSFGMTSAAYLIFVRRIPVEKNYLVLCSIGGVFGMVFGAFVIAPLTSPAYTKMFFVSLWLSFGCVLFFLNTNKNRVVREELPSFSPKGKMFLVGIGFLGGIISSLVGSGIDIFSFSIMTTRYRLSEKIATPTSVCLMAGNTVIGFLLHVFALKDFQPEAWNYLLVCIPVVIFGAPLGAYFITGFTRESIVKFLYFVLLAQFLGAWLIVKPYSNISLLLFTLTVFLIGLFFFFGFGKMNSVVQELGDKNSQ